In a genomic window of Drosophila takahashii strain IR98-3 E-12201 chromosome 3L, DtakHiC1v2, whole genome shotgun sequence:
- the LOC108063022 gene encoding uncharacterized protein isoform X1: MSERKRIRGKNFSEREEHVLIDLVLSKKDILQDKKKDSKTWQRKAACWEQLAKDFQAQTGTQRTCSTLREKYDNMKKNSRNKYRGVKNWDKERESSAAENSWCSRTSVSESRDRRLVNNTTPLENQFDSDGNFQLINVAKEENPSISSQNSDTSQLLHFFKENIDDIEEQETDSFEASQGWMAKRLRDSGSPQDNQTVHSEIEQIELFKLQQQYYIDQNSRAAEKHKYEVEKQIVELQTARLKNQLLEMEIELKRVELAKIRQSTLS; the protein is encoded by the exons ATGTccgaaagaaaaagaattCGAGGGAAAAACTTTAGCGAGCGCGAGGAACATGTTCTCATTGATCTGGTGCTGTCGAAGAAGGACATTCTGCAGGACAAGAAGAAGGATTCCAAAACCTGGCAAAGAAAGGCAGCATGCTGGGAGCAACTGGCCAAGGATTTTCAGGCGCAAACGGGGACACAGCGTACTTGTTCCACCCTGCGGGAAAAATACGATAATATGAAGAAAAACTCCCGGAACAAGTACAGAGGCGTTAAAAATTGGGACAAGGAAAGGGAATCCTCTGCTGCGGAAAACTCATGGTGTTCCAGGACCTCAGTGTCGGAGAGCCGTGACAGGCGTCTAGTAAACAACACCACTCCGCTGGAAAACCAGTTTGACAGTGATg gaaattttcaattaataaatGTAGCCAAAGAAGAAAATCCCTCAATCAGCTCACAGAACTCAGATACCTCTCAACTACTGCAC TTTTTCAAGGAAAATATTGATGATATCGAAGAACAAGAGACAGACAGCTTTGAGGCTTCACAAGGATGGATGGCGAAAAGATTAAGGGATAGCGGTTCCCCTCAAGACAACCAAACAGTCCACTCTGAAATCGAGCAGATAGAATTGTTCAAGCTCCAACAGCAGTATTATATAGACCAGAATTCCAGAGCAGCTGAAAAACACAAATACGAAGTAGAGAAGCAAATTGTTGAACTACAAACGGCTCGATTAAAGAATCAATTACttgaaatggaaattgaattgaaacgCGTAGAACTAGCTAAAATTAGGCAAAGTACTTTAAGTTAG
- the RpS9 gene encoding small ribosomal subunit protein uS4 has translation MVNGRIPSVFSKTYVTPRRPYEKARLDQELKIIGEYGLRNKREVWRVKYALAKIRKAARELLTLDEKDEKRLFQGNALLRRLVRIGVLDESRMKLDYVLGLKIEDFLERRLQTQVFKLGLAKSIHHARVLIRQRHIRVRKQVVNIPSFVVRLDSQKHIDFSLKSPFGGGRPGRVKRKNLKKNQGGGGGAAEEEED, from the exons ATGGTGAACGGCCGCATACCCTCGGTCTTCTCGAAGACCTACGTGACTCCCCGTCGCCCCTATGAGAAGGCGCGTCTGGACCAGGAGTTGAAGATCATCGGCGAGTATGGTCTGCGCAACAAGCGCGAGGTGTGGCGCGTCAAGTACGCCCTGGCCAAGATCCGCAAGGCCGCCCGTGAGCTGCTGACCCTCGACGAGAAGGACGAGAAGCGTCTTTTCCAGG GTAACGCCCTGCTGCGCCGTCTGGTCCGCATCGGTGTCCTGGACGAGTCCCGCATGAAGCTCGATTACGTGCTGGGCCTGAAGATCGAGGACTTCCTGGAGCGCCGTCTGCAGACGCAGGTGTTCAAGCTGGGATTGGCCAAGTCCATCCATCACGCCCGCGTCCTCATCCGCCAGCGTCACATTCG TGTCCGCAAGCAGGTGGTCAACATCCCCTCGTTCGTGGTGCGCCTGGACTCGCAGAAGCACATCGACTTCTCCCTGAAGTCGCCCTTCGGCGGCGGCCGTCCCGGTCGCGTCAAGAGGAAGAACCTGAAGAAGAACcagggcggcggcggcggagctgctgaagaggaggaggactaA
- the LOC108063022 gene encoding myb/SANT-like DNA-binding domain-containing protein 4 isoform X2 → MSERKRIRGKNFSEREEHVLIDLVLSKKDILQDKKKDSKTWQRKAACWEQLAKDFQAQTGTQRTCSTLREKYDNMKKNSRNKYRGVKNWDKERESSAAENSWCSRTSVSESRDRRLVNNTTPLENQFDSDGNFQLINVAKEENPSISSQNSDTSQLLHENIDDIEEQETDSFEASQGWMAKRLRDSGSPQDNQTVHSEIEQIELFKLQQQYYIDQNSRAAEKHKYEVEKQIVELQTARLKNQLLEMEIELKRVELAKIRQSTLS, encoded by the exons ATGTccgaaagaaaaagaattCGAGGGAAAAACTTTAGCGAGCGCGAGGAACATGTTCTCATTGATCTGGTGCTGTCGAAGAAGGACATTCTGCAGGACAAGAAGAAGGATTCCAAAACCTGGCAAAGAAAGGCAGCATGCTGGGAGCAACTGGCCAAGGATTTTCAGGCGCAAACGGGGACACAGCGTACTTGTTCCACCCTGCGGGAAAAATACGATAATATGAAGAAAAACTCCCGGAACAAGTACAGAGGCGTTAAAAATTGGGACAAGGAAAGGGAATCCTCTGCTGCGGAAAACTCATGGTGTTCCAGGACCTCAGTGTCGGAGAGCCGTGACAGGCGTCTAGTAAACAACACCACTCCGCTGGAAAACCAGTTTGACAGTGATg gaaattttcaattaataaatGTAGCCAAAGAAGAAAATCCCTCAATCAGCTCACAGAACTCAGATACCTCTCAACTACTGCAC GAAAATATTGATGATATCGAAGAACAAGAGACAGACAGCTTTGAGGCTTCACAAGGATGGATGGCGAAAAGATTAAGGGATAGCGGTTCCCCTCAAGACAACCAAACAGTCCACTCTGAAATCGAGCAGATAGAATTGTTCAAGCTCCAACAGCAGTATTATATAGACCAGAATTCCAGAGCAGCTGAAAAACACAAATACGAAGTAGAGAAGCAAATTGTTGAACTACAAACGGCTCGATTAAAGAATCAATTACttgaaatggaaattgaattgaaacgCGTAGAACTAGCTAAAATTAGGCAAAGTACTTTAAGTTAG
- the LOC108063092 gene encoding leucine-rich repeat-containing protein 59 — translation MPKPGDKAKVKVNVKERVVDESCDLSLSELSEIPVREIASFKRVTVLDLSSNRLLNLGKNFSILTRLVRLDLSKNQITFLPEDFGQLEQLRHLDLYNNCLEHLPISFGQLRRLRYLDLKGNPLAPAWQKIVGCCSTQKDCQQAAKNTVSICANYKPEFIERERLAAQETAQKMAGAGDSNVSSAQANGGKKSTKPNNKKAKAKKLAAGGDNELTIKPVNAGGSAGSSGTGNGSGSKSNQKNNQKKKNSNGGSWLNLLSRAALSSLVTFLVLFVINLLIIYMIMFKNPDIADKLVEYIPHQYRDWILTKTEIFRLRVTDWISEFRTPPEEH, via the exons ATGCCGAAGCCCGGTGACAAGGCGAAGGTGAAGGTGAACGTGAAGGAGCGGGTGGTGGACGAGTCCTGCGACTTGAGCCTCTCCGAGCTGAGCGAAATACCGGTGCGGGAGATT GCTTCGTTCAAGCGCGTCACTGTCTTGGATCTCTCCAGCAATCGCCTCCTGAACCTGGGA AAAAACTTTTCGATTCTCACACGTTTGGTGCGACTGGATCTGAGCAAGAATCAAATAACATTCCTGCCCGAGGACTTTGGCCAGCTGGAGCAGCTGCGCCACTTGGACCTGTACAACAACTGCCTGGAGCACCTGCCCATTAGCTTCGGTCAGCTGCGTCGCCTGCGCTACTTGGATCTGAAGGGGAATCCCCTGGCGCCCGCCTGGCAGAAGATTGTGGGCTGCTGCTCGACGCAAAAGGACTGCCAGCAGGCGGCCAAGAATACG GTCAGCATTTGCGCCAACTACAAGCCGGAATTCATTGAGCGTGAACGTTTGGCCGCCCAGGAAACAGCCCAGAAAATGGCAGGAGCCGGGGACTCCAATGTTAGCTCTGCCCAAGCAAATGGCGGAAAAAAATCCACAAAGCCAAATAATAAGAAAGCGAAAGCCAAAAAACTCGCCGCTGGGGGAGACAACGAGCTGACAATCAAACCGGTGAATGCAGGAGGATCGGCAGGATCGTCGGGAACTGGAAATGGCTCAGGATCCAAGTCGAATCAGAAGAACAATCAAAAGAAGAAGAACTCGAATGGCGGTTCATGGCTGAATCTTCTCTCGAGGGCCGCTCTGTCCTCACTGGTCACCTTTCTCGTTCTCTTCGTCATCAATTTGCTGATCATCTATATGATCATGTTCAAGAACCCCGATATCGCAGACAAGCTGGTTGAGTATATACCTCACCAGTATCGTGATTGGATCCTGACCAAAACGGAGATCTTCCGGCTGAGGGTTACCGACTGGATCTCCGAGTTCCGTACACCGCCGGAGGAGCACTGA